A genomic region of Coriobacteriaceae bacterium contains the following coding sequences:
- a CDS encoding MFS transporter, with protein sequence MKQRLWTGDFTLMLAIAFCAFVSCQALNNGTPLYITRIGGSTGFAGALILDFSIAAAIARLFAGRVIDRMGRKRIMVVGALLLIAGSALAIPLPGFYPQIVLRALQGIGFACVTTASATAAADVLPCERLGEGIGYYALGQSLGMAFGPAFGIFLCSLAFTESLFVGVAGVGAVLLILVMCCNYEKHVERLPETSEYRVLEERRRRLAEEADSGDIEAVIEEVEDADRYRGLAALFEKRALVGALPMVVICLGFAIPVSYTALYAQSLGLSNAGMFFFVGAIAMTASRFLGGRLLDIMPPRVLFLLTNLCGIAMFLVMAFVHAEWMLYVGGFFFGLSMGFAFPLLNSMAVKNTPPERWGAANAVFLLANDMGVGLGASLWGFVADSVGFLPVMFGGAAMFVIGYAIALVVFPRKK encoded by the coding sequence ATGAAACAACGGCTGTGGACGGGTGATTTTACGCTCATGCTCGCCATTGCGTTTTGCGCGTTCGTCTCCTGTCAGGCCCTCAACAACGGCACGCCGCTCTACATCACGCGCATCGGGGGCTCGACGGGCTTTGCCGGTGCGCTCATCCTCGACTTTTCGATTGCCGCGGCCATTGCGCGCCTGTTCGCCGGTCGCGTCATCGACCGTATGGGACGCAAGCGCATCATGGTCGTTGGCGCGCTTTTGCTCATCGCGGGCTCGGCGCTTGCCATTCCGTTACCCGGCTTTTACCCGCAAATCGTGCTGCGCGCGCTGCAGGGCATCGGCTTTGCGTGCGTGACGACGGCGAGTGCGACGGCAGCTGCCGACGTTTTGCCTTGCGAGCGATTGGGCGAGGGCATCGGCTATTACGCGCTCGGACAATCGCTTGGCATGGCGTTTGGTCCGGCCTTCGGTATATTTCTTTGCTCGCTCGCCTTTACCGAGAGCCTGTTTGTCGGCGTTGCCGGCGTGGGTGCAGTGCTTCTCATCCTTGTCATGTGCTGCAACTACGAGAAGCACGTCGAGCGCCTGCCCGAGACCTCGGAGTATCGTGTGCTCGAGGAACGTCGTCGCCGTCTTGCCGAAGAGGCGGACAGCGGGGACATCGAGGCCGTCATCGAGGAGGTCGAGGACGCGGATCGCTATCGCGGGCTTGCGGCGCTTTTCGAGAAACGCGCGCTCGTCGGCGCCTTGCCGATGGTCGTCATCTGCCTCGGCTTCGCGATCCCCGTGAGTTATACCGCGCTGTATGCCCAATCACTGGGGCTTTCGAATGCCGGTATGTTCTTCTTCGTGGGTGCCATTGCGATGACGGCCTCGCGTTTTTTGGGTGGCCGCCTACTCGACATCATGCCACCGCGCGTTCTCTTCCTGTTGACGAACTTGTGCGGTATCGCGATGTTTCTCGTCATGGCGTTCGTGCATGCCGAATGGATGCTCTATGTCGGAGGGTTCTTCTTCGGCCTGTCTATGGGTTTCGCGTTTCCGCTGCTCAACTCGATGGCGGTCAAGAACACGCCGCCCGAACGTTGGGGTGCGGCCAATGCCGTGTTTCTCCTCGCCAATGACATGGGTGTCGGGCTGGGAGCATCGCTGTGGGGATTCGTCGCCGATTCCGTCGGCTTTCTTCCCGTCATGTTCGGCGGTGCAGCCATGTTCGTCATCGGCTATGCCATCGCGCTCGTCGTGTTCCCGCGAAAAAAATAG
- a CDS encoding SLC13 family permease, with translation MDKAAHRQRIKRIVGAIAGVIVTVLMALLFRPEGLGEQGCFVLAILAGAIVWWICAVLPEFATALIMVALFALIGQIPATSGFSFFSNPIWWLLVGAFSIGLGMKETGLLERMALAIVSRFPSSFTAQIIGFFACGTILGPLIPSMAAKASLLAPLAMEVGDLRGYRRQGRQATGLFLAMFTGVQTAAPAFISSSIVGYTLLAIYPAQVQAQFDFVHWFVSALPWFVPMVVLNLMALALIYRPRRKDATVDSEPNSEAASEPSEDELMAKRRELGRMSLDERRMAIITAVTVALWVTQSLHGMAAWIPAVGALVAMTACGIINKKNFGPGVGWESLIFIGVVLGLGDVFAQAGITEWIVAEFTPLVMALADNPYMLVVGIALITIAARFLIVSQTAFINIFLAFVIPIAITLDINPWVIGMASYTVINVWFVQYQNPVYLAAFYSVDGKMAKNSKLAEYCILYTAIAIVCLLIAVPFWQMMGLF, from the coding sequence GTGGACAAGGCAGCTCACAGGCAACGCATCAAGCGCATCGTCGGTGCCATCGCCGGTGTCATCGTCACCGTGCTCATGGCGCTCCTCTTTCGCCCTGAAGGGCTCGGCGAGCAGGGATGCTTCGTGCTCGCCATCCTCGCGGGCGCTATCGTCTGGTGGATCTGTGCAGTTCTGCCCGAGTTCGCCACGGCACTCATCATGGTGGCGCTCTTCGCGCTCATCGGCCAGATACCGGCGACATCGGGCTTCTCGTTCTTCTCCAACCCCATCTGGTGGCTGCTCGTCGGAGCGTTTTCCATCGGCCTCGGAATGAAGGAGACCGGCTTGCTCGAGCGCATGGCGCTCGCCATCGTGAGCCGCTTTCCCTCGTCATTCACCGCTCAGATCATCGGCTTTTTCGCCTGCGGAACGATTCTCGGTCCGCTCATCCCGTCCATGGCCGCCAAGGCCTCGCTGCTCGCGCCGCTAGCCATGGAGGTGGGCGACCTGCGCGGCTACCGCCGTCAGGGCCGGCAGGCGACTGGCCTGTTCCTCGCCATGTTCACCGGCGTTCAGACCGCCGCGCCTGCTTTCATCAGCTCTTCAATCGTTGGCTATACCCTCCTTGCAATCTATCCAGCTCAGGTCCAGGCGCAGTTCGATTTTGTCCACTGGTTCGTAAGCGCGCTTCCCTGGTTCGTCCCCATGGTTGTACTCAACCTCATGGCCCTGGCCCTGATCTACCGTCCGCGACGCAAAGATGCAACCGTCGATTCCGAGCCTAACTCCGAAGCCGCATCCGAGCCGAGCGAAGACGAGCTCATGGCCAAACGTCGCGAGCTGGGCCGCATGAGCCTCGACGAGCGCCGCATGGCCATCATCACGGCCGTGACCGTTGCACTTTGGGTCACCCAGAGCCTTCACGGCATGGCCGCCTGGATTCCGGCCGTCGGCGCACTCGTCGCGATGACGGCCTGCGGCATCATCAACAAGAAAAACTTCGGGCCAGGCGTGGGCTGGGAGTCGCTCATTTTCATTGGCGTCGTGCTCGGTCTGGGCGATGTCTTTGCCCAAGCCGGCATTACCGAATGGATCGTCGCCGAGTTCACGCCCCTCGTCATGGCACTCGCAGACAATCCCTACATGCTCGTCGTCGGCATCGCCTTGATCACGATCGCGGCACGCTTCCTCATCGTCTCCCAAACCGCTTTCATCAACATCTTCCTCGCCTTTGTCATTCCCATTGCGATTACGCTCGACATCAATCCCTGGGTCATAGGCATGGCAAGCTACACGGTCATCAACGTTTGGTTCGTGCAATATCAGAATCCCGTGTATCTGGCGGCTTTCTACAGCGTCGACGGGAAGATGGCGAAGAACTCCAAACTTGCCGAATATTGCATCCTCTACACCGCCATCGCCATCGTCTGCCTGCTCATCGCCGTACCGTTCTGGCAAATGATGGGCCTGTTCTAG
- a CDS encoding ZIP family metal transporter: MGLLITFVLGIFVLLGAAIAGFAKNEHRVSELSVAVALGAIVMLLVLDLLPETFEGVEHIGWVLTLVAVIVGFAVLALLDRFLPDSGHGKHGAHGHDEGDEGHGHVHAPVVSGHPHGSALHVSVAVVIALTVHNIIEGMSVYGVATQSVTAAFLLAFGIGIHNMPMGMIIYSGVRDQSLGRRVVILAIAALSTFLGGLVMFMLGTAVDDHIVHFMIALTVGLLLYIVICELVPHAIRTDNAKLTIAGLLVGAGVVLLGVTLAGMA; encoded by the coding sequence GTGGGACTTCTCATCACATTTGTGCTCGGCATCTTCGTGTTGCTGGGTGCGGCCATTGCGGGTTTTGCCAAAAACGAGCATCGCGTGAGCGAGCTCTCGGTCGCAGTCGCCCTCGGCGCCATCGTCATGCTGCTCGTCCTCGACCTCTTGCCCGAGACCTTCGAGGGCGTCGAGCATATCGGCTGGGTCCTCACGCTCGTTGCCGTCATCGTGGGCTTCGCGGTCCTGGCGCTGCTCGATCGCTTTTTGCCGGATTCTGGACACGGCAAGCATGGAGCCCACGGCCATGACGAGGGTGACGAGGGTCACGGTCATGTCCATGCGCCGGTTGTTTCCGGACACCCACATGGTAGCGCGCTGCACGTCAGCGTTGCCGTGGTGATTGCGCTCACGGTTCACAACATCATCGAGGGCATGTCCGTGTATGGCGTGGCGACGCAGTCCGTCACGGCGGCGTTTTTGCTCGCCTTTGGCATCGGCATCCATAACATGCCCATGGGCATGATCATCTACTCCGGCGTGCGTGACCAGTCCCTTGGCCGACGTGTCGTCATTCTGGCGATTGCCGCGCTGTCCACCTTCCTGGGCGGCCTTGTCATGTTCATGCTCGGCACAGCCGTAGACGACCACATCGTGCACTTCATGATTGCGCTCACGGTTGGCTTGCTGCTCTACATCGTCATCTGCGAGCTCGTCCCGCATGCAATCAGGACGGACAACGCCAAGCTCACGATTGCCGGCCTGCTCGTCGGCGCCGGCGTCGTGCTTCTTGGCGTCACGCTCGCCGGCATGGCCTAG
- a CDS encoding biotin--[acetyl-CoA-carboxylase] ligase has product MQRTTKDRVRELLERSPGAFISGAHIAEELGVSRNSVWKAVKALRNDGFEIESVTKRGHRLIASPSTFDAASIARLIDDPQIIIDFHDCVSSTNTVAKQLAEEGAPQGTLVVANSQSAGRGRQGRSFFSPQDTGVYFTLVLRPRFAVEDVALITSFAACCLADAIDENTSKHAQIKWVNDVFVDGRKVSGILSEASFDAETQTVAYVVVGIGVNVVEPPDGFEDDIVGALTSDCTDANDLRCRIVADTVNRLMAGYEGVGALPHLAAYRARSILDGKRVEVYRGNEVFEALVIGVDDDFSLRVRLDNGEERALASGEVHIPSSQLAPAPRPCRRA; this is encoded by the coding sequence ATGCAGAGAACCACAAAAGACCGCGTCCGCGAGCTTCTCGAGAGGAGCCCCGGCGCCTTTATCTCAGGCGCGCATATCGCCGAGGAGCTGGGTGTCTCGCGCAATAGCGTCTGGAAAGCCGTCAAGGCGCTGCGCAACGACGGATTCGAGATCGAAAGCGTCACGAAGCGCGGACATCGTCTCATCGCATCCCCGAGCACCTTTGACGCCGCGAGCATTGCGCGGCTCATCGACGACCCGCAAATCATCATCGACTTCCACGACTGCGTCTCGTCAACCAATACGGTCGCCAAGCAGCTCGCGGAAGAAGGCGCCCCGCAGGGCACTCTCGTCGTCGCGAACTCCCAGAGCGCCGGCCGCGGGCGACAGGGCCGTTCCTTCTTTTCGCCACAGGACACGGGCGTGTACTTTACGCTCGTTTTGCGCCCGCGTTTCGCAGTCGAGGATGTCGCGCTCATCACGAGCTTCGCCGCCTGCTGTCTGGCTGACGCCATCGACGAGAACACGAGCAAGCATGCCCAAATCAAGTGGGTCAACGATGTGTTCGTCGATGGTCGCAAGGTAAGCGGCATCTTGAGCGAGGCAAGCTTCGATGCCGAGACCCAGACCGTCGCCTACGTCGTGGTGGGCATCGGCGTGAACGTCGTCGAGCCTCCGGATGGCTTTGAGGATGACATCGTCGGCGCCCTTACCAGTGATTGCACCGATGCGAATGATCTGCGATGCCGCATCGTCGCCGACACGGTCAATCGCCTCATGGCTGGCTATGAAGGCGTCGGGGCGCTCCCGCACCTTGCCGCCTACCGTGCGCGCTCGATTCTCGATGGTAAGCGCGTCGAGGTCTACCGGGGAAACGAGGTTTTCGAGGCACTCGTCATCGGAGTCGATGACGATTTCTCTCTGCGGGTGCGACTCGATAACGGCGAGGAACGTGCGCTTGCAAGCGGCGAGGTACACATTCCCTCGAGCCAGCTCGCCCCTGCCCCTAGGCCATGCCGGCGAGCGTGA
- a CDS encoding biotin transporter BioY, translating to MTRPSTRTIVTCGLLIALLVVSCLFTIPLGPVPFTLQTAVIILISLLLTPGQAAATCGIYLLMGAVGLPVFSSMTGGFGKFLGPTGGFLVSYPIAVTIASLVRRTLERRGVRQVICDGIAAACIIVIADILGWLWFMMVTQSDPLSAFLMADAPFIIIDCAKGVLAIAVAAAVRPAVGWQRA from the coding sequence ATGACAAGACCATCGACTCGAACCATCGTGACCTGCGGGCTGCTTATCGCTCTCCTCGTCGTCTCCTGCCTCTTCACCATCCCGCTCGGTCCGGTTCCCTTCACGTTGCAGACCGCCGTCATCATTCTCATCTCGTTGTTGCTCACACCCGGTCAGGCAGCGGCGACCTGCGGCATCTACCTGCTTATGGGCGCTGTCGGATTGCCCGTGTTCTCGAGCATGACGGGTGGGTTCGGCAAGTTCCTCGGTCCTACGGGCGGTTTCCTCGTGAGCTACCCCATCGCGGTCACGATTGCGAGCCTTGTCCGTCGCACGCTCGAACGTCGCGGCGTGCGCCAAGTCATCTGCGACGGCATTGCCGCCGCCTGCATCATCGTCATCGCCGATATCCTGGGCTGGCTTTGGTTCATGATGGTTACCCAGAGCGATCCGCTTTCGGCCTTTCTCATGGCAGACGCGCCCTTCATCATCATCGACTGCGCCAAAGGCGTGCTCGCCATTGCCGTAGCCGCTGCCGTACGCCCAGCAGTCGGGTGGCAGCGGGCATGA
- a CDS encoding AzlC family ABC transporter permease — MNRSVFTDGLKAALPIMAGYIVLGLPCGLLCQQAEMDWVMVLIMCVIFYSGAGQYMIPNMWLAGNPLLSIILSVSLVNTRQMLYGASLSRYCESASKRLAFLFGATVTDESFGVNLARFENGGWDVKRATVVNLCSQSSWAFACVMGALIGNLVSVPTAIASFAMTSIFICLLCMQKITATNLITVGVAVLGVLLCKLTGLSGPAILLGALAGMFAGYIHATITKPGERA; from the coding sequence ATGAACAGAAGCGTTTTCACAGACGGACTCAAGGCCGCATTGCCCATCATGGCGGGTTACATCGTGCTCGGTCTTCCCTGCGGCCTGCTGTGCCAGCAAGCGGAGATGGACTGGGTCATGGTTCTCATCATGTGCGTCATCTTCTATTCCGGTGCCGGTCAGTACATGATTCCCAACATGTGGCTTGCGGGCAATCCGCTGCTTTCGATCATCCTGAGCGTGTCGCTCGTGAACACGCGCCAGATGCTCTACGGCGCCTCGCTGTCGCGGTATTGCGAATCGGCGAGCAAGCGCCTGGCCTTCCTCTTCGGCGCGACGGTCACCGACGAGTCCTTCGGCGTCAATCTCGCGCGCTTCGAGAACGGCGGCTGGGACGTGAAGCGCGCCACGGTCGTCAACCTGTGCAGTCAATCGTCGTGGGCGTTTGCCTGCGTCATGGGCGCGCTTATCGGCAACCTCGTGTCGGTGCCGACCGCCATTGCGTCGTTTGCCATGACCTCGATCTTCATCTGCCTGCTGTGCATGCAGAAGATCACGGCGACGAACCTCATCACCGTCGGCGTGGCGGTTCTGGGCGTCTTGCTGTGCAAGCTCACGGGGCTTTCCGGACCTGCGATCTTGCTCGGTGCGCTGGCGGGCATGTTTGCCGGCTATATCCATGCGACGATCACGAAGCCGGGTGAGCGCGCATGA
- a CDS encoding AzlD domain-containing protein, giving the protein MNWFDFAIITASVALTMLACRVIPVFALKGRTLPSNAVRLLNLIPPAAFAALVANDLIVLDSWATGPWPAMIPWISAALVFVVGYKTKSLVWCIVVGVASYALLMLL; this is encoded by the coding sequence ATGAACTGGTTCGACTTCGCCATCATCACGGCATCGGTCGCGCTCACGATGCTTGCCTGCCGCGTGATCCCGGTGTTTGCGCTCAAGGGTCGCACCCTACCATCCAACGCGGTGCGGCTGCTCAACCTCATCCCGCCCGCGGCCTTCGCGGCGCTCGTCGCCAACGACCTCATCGTGCTCGATAGCTGGGCGACGGGACCTTGGCCGGCGATGATCCCGTGGATTTCCGCGGCGCTCGTGTTCGTTGTCGGCTACAAGACGAAGTCGCTCGTGTGGTGCATCGTCGTGGGCGTCGCCTCCTACGCGCTGCTCATGCTCCTCTAA
- a CDS encoding L,D-transpeptidase/peptidoglycan binding protein, which produces MAKGSSKSTVLKNAQRVAAATSMDSVAINAGKYDAKNRTKQSEVKPAKPASPAHSKKPEKKMSAAKKALVVCVAAMVVVFGCCCFAFASVEETRSQFVPETTMLDGQIDISGMTRDQLYELITRRVNSNIGTTITLSAGDASHSIEMSEIGAIDIDATVEQAFAPYRDNPVVRVFVMIGELVGAEPETHDVNLACVVDHDALVNRVAAIAQQTNTPAKSAGYAYDEATNTLVIAEPMQGVMMDEATTVTRIENVLGASGNGDPNRLAIQAEATLSEPELQPIGQAIFVDTRGCRVSLYEEGEVVATYPCTPGMSGYATPKGDFFLSYKDSAPTWYNPHSAWSEGMEETIGPGPSNPLGLRALAVSCGGGIFLHGTTNTGGLGSPGSHGCVRLSNNNIVELYDRVSTGIPIIIR; this is translated from the coding sequence ATGGCCAAAGGTAGTTCGAAAAGCACGGTTCTCAAGAATGCGCAGAGAGTCGCCGCCGCCACTTCGATGGATTCCGTCGCGATTAACGCCGGAAAGTACGATGCGAAGAACCGTACGAAGCAGAGCGAGGTAAAGCCCGCAAAGCCTGCTTCACCCGCTCATTCCAAGAAACCTGAGAAGAAGATGAGTGCCGCGAAGAAGGCGCTCGTCGTATGCGTTGCCGCGATGGTCGTCGTTTTCGGGTGCTGCTGTTTCGCGTTTGCCTCGGTTGAGGAGACCCGTTCGCAATTCGTTCCGGAGACGACCATGCTTGATGGTCAGATTGACATATCCGGCATGACGCGCGACCAGCTGTATGAGCTCATTACCCGGCGCGTTAACAGCAATATCGGCACGACGATCACCTTGAGCGCAGGAGACGCGAGCCATTCGATCGAGATGTCGGAGATCGGCGCCATTGATATCGATGCAACGGTGGAGCAAGCCTTTGCCCCATATCGCGACAACCCCGTCGTGCGCGTCTTCGTGATGATCGGCGAGCTCGTGGGCGCAGAGCCAGAGACGCACGACGTAAACCTTGCGTGCGTGGTCGACCATGACGCGCTCGTCAACCGTGTGGCAGCAATTGCGCAGCAGACCAACACGCCTGCGAAGAGCGCTGGTTATGCCTACGACGAGGCCACCAATACGCTCGTAATTGCCGAGCCCATGCAGGGTGTCATGATGGACGAGGCGACGACGGTCACGCGTATCGAAAACGTGCTTGGCGCCTCTGGCAACGGTGACCCCAATCGTCTGGCCATCCAAGCCGAGGCGACGCTGAGCGAGCCAGAGCTCCAGCCCATCGGGCAGGCCATCTTCGTCGACACGCGCGGTTGCCGGGTGAGCCTCTACGAGGAAGGCGAGGTAGTCGCGACTTATCCCTGCACGCCGGGCATGTCGGGCTACGCAACGCCCAAGGGCGATTTCTTCCTCTCGTACAAGGATTCGGCGCCCACTTGGTATAACCCGCATAGTGCCTGGTCGGAGGGCATGGAGGAGACCATCGGGCCCGGTCCGTCCAACCCGCTCGGCTTGCGCGCGCTTGCCGTGAGCTGCGGAGGCGGCATCTTCCTACACGGTACGACGAATACCGGCGGTTTGGGCTCTCCAGGTAGTCACGGCTGTGTGCGCCTCTCCAATAACAACATCGTCGAGCTATATGACCGGGTATCTACCGGCATTCCCATCATCATTCGCTAG
- a CDS encoding LarC family nickel insertion protein, whose translation MESTLYLDLSTDATRKSIFGQLVAATPEQRRGNIGVVVGDESIPAKAQLHDLADVERAIGTSVASDWTKEEAKQVYRILAHAEAQVHGCDVEQTHFHEVGLGMTVREILGMCCAIEQINPDKVIASKVQVGSGKIECAHGVLDIPAPATAAILERYHIPLAEPRLEGELCTPTSAAFIARYVEEYQ comes from the coding sequence ATGGAATCGACCCTGTATCTCGACCTTTCGACCGATGCGACGCGCAAGTCCATTTTCGGGCAGCTCGTCGCCGCCACGCCCGAACAGCGTCGCGGCAACATCGGCGTCGTCGTGGGTGACGAAAGCATTCCCGCCAAGGCGCAACTGCACGACCTCGCCGATGTCGAGCGCGCCATCGGCACCTCGGTGGCCAGCGACTGGACCAAGGAGGAAGCCAAACAGGTGTATCGCATCCTGGCGCACGCTGAAGCTCAGGTGCACGGTTGCGATGTGGAGCAGACGCACTTTCACGAAGTCGGCCTCGGGATGACCGTGCGCGAGATTCTGGGCATGTGCTGCGCAATCGAACAGATCAATCCGGACAAGGTCATCGCCTCGAAGGTGCAGGTTGGCAGCGGCAAGATCGAGTGCGCCCATGGCGTGCTCGACATCCCCGCGCCGGCGACCGCGGCCATCCTCGAGCGCTACCACATACCGCTGGCTGAGCCGCGTCTCGAGGGCGAGCTATGCACGCCCACCTCGGCAGCATTCATCGCACGCTACGTAGAGGAGTACCAATGA
- the dnaK gene encoding molecular chaperone DnaK gives MSRLIGIDLGTTNSCVAVMEGGHPVVIANAEGSRTTPSVVAFTKKGERLVGEIAKRQAAMNPERTIGSVKRQMGSTTPIRIDRKKYLPQEISAMILAKLKADAESYLGEPVTDAVITVPAYFTDAQRQATKDAGVIAGLNVQRIVNEPTAAALAYGVDKEENKAVMVYDLGGGTFDVSVLSITGGVIEVLATAGDNHLGGDDFDARLVEELLRRFKAQYGVDISGDAAAMNRLAEAAEAAKRELSSVSTTTINLPFLASDGGQPLHFETQVTRDEFERLTADLVERTMGPCKRALADAHMGPGDIGKVLMVGGSSRMPAVKRAVKQLTGKEPSESINPDESVALGACLQAGVLAGDVGGLLLLDVTPHSLGIEVVGDVMSVLIPRNSTLPTTKSDIYTTVSPMQTTVEINVLQGESPKASENTSLGKFMLGGLRLGMKKPQVEVTFEIDANGIVHVTARDLETNKAANISIEGSSNMSQRQIEAATKRLTDGK, from the coding sequence ATGAGCAGACTTATCGGCATCGACCTGGGCACGACGAATTCCTGCGTTGCGGTGATGGAAGGCGGACATCCCGTCGTCATCGCCAATGCGGAAGGGTCGCGCACGACACCGTCGGTCGTCGCGTTCACGAAAAAGGGTGAGCGTTTGGTGGGCGAGATTGCCAAACGCCAGGCTGCCATGAACCCCGAGCGTACCATCGGGTCGGTCAAACGCCAGATGGGTTCGACCACGCCCATCCGCATCGATCGCAAGAAGTATCTGCCGCAGGAGATTTCCGCCATGATCCTCGCCAAGCTCAAGGCAGACGCCGAAAGCTATCTAGGCGAGCCGGTCACCGACGCGGTCATTACCGTACCGGCGTATTTCACCGATGCGCAGCGCCAGGCCACGAAGGACGCCGGTGTCATCGCCGGGCTCAACGTGCAGCGCATCGTCAACGAGCCCACGGCTGCGGCGCTTGCCTATGGCGTGGACAAGGAGGAGAACAAGGCCGTCATGGTCTATGACCTGGGCGGCGGCACCTTCGATGTCTCGGTGCTCTCCATTACCGGTGGCGTGATCGAGGTGCTGGCCACCGCCGGCGACAACCATTTGGGCGGCGATGACTTTGACGCGCGCCTCGTCGAGGAGCTGCTGCGACGTTTCAAGGCGCAGTACGGAGTGGACATCTCGGGCGATGCGGCGGCGATGAATCGCCTTGCGGAGGCCGCCGAAGCGGCCAAGCGCGAGCTCTCGTCGGTATCTACGACGACGATCAACTTGCCTTTCCTTGCCAGTGATGGCGGGCAGCCCTTGCACTTCGAGACGCAGGTCACGCGTGATGAGTTCGAGCGCCTGACAGCGGATTTGGTCGAGCGCACGATGGGGCCGTGCAAGCGCGCTTTGGCCGATGCGCACATGGGACCGGGGGATATCGGCAAGGTGCTCATGGTGGGCGGTTCGAGCCGCATGCCGGCGGTCAAGCGGGCGGTCAAGCAGCTCACGGGCAAGGAGCCCTCCGAGTCCATCAATCCCGACGAGTCCGTCGCGCTCGGTGCCTGCCTGCAGGCCGGCGTGCTTGCTGGCGACGTGGGCGGACTGTTGCTGCTCGACGTGACGCCGCATTCGCTCGGCATCGAGGTCGTGGGTGATGTCATGTCGGTGCTCATCCCGCGTAACTCGACGCTACCGACTACCAAGAGCGACATTTACACGACGGTCTCGCCCATGCAGACCACCGTCGAGATAAACGTGCTGCAAGGGGAGAGCCCCAAGGCGAGCGAGAACACGTCACTGGGCAAGTTCATGCTGGGCGGTTTGCGCCTGGGGATGAAGAAGCCGCAGGTGGAGGTCACCTTCGAGATCGACGCCAACGGCATCGTGCATGTCACGGCCCGCGACCTCGAGACCAACAAGGCGGCCAACATCTCGATCGAAGGCTCGTCCAACATGTCGCAGCGCCAGATCGAGGCGGCGACAAAGCGTCTCACGGACGGCAAGTAA